One region of Triticum aestivum cultivar Chinese Spring chromosome 6B, IWGSC CS RefSeq v2.1, whole genome shotgun sequence genomic DNA includes:
- the LOC123133086 gene encoding uncharacterized protein, producing the protein MVGMGMGSTKHGVVWCAGLLVAGLLLVAAEADLCSKDCHGKTHFLGCVGRCRSQLEVARPTNCIALCHGKPSFIACCNGYRYARRAPMQLRWPGGESTRHEEEAGGGAVGVLKAPAPAPCEVVCRDRVGWVEYERCLDRCRWGAFVQRALLLHLKLTGRESATHEEARGGGGAVDVLAAALSSFCGDYCRAEEPNVDYRYCVRRCEFGPRRASSIAGGEPKAQQEEGEGSGGGAVDVPQAAAVAAAAQVQHHEAVTGAQAMKNTDPCDDYCMEQTRYFPRPGQFFDCVEECHAGHGRLAYDYGNGIQPAAVAQHEAAAGAQPANTDPCEPYCEWHARDFPAKYTACVRQCQSGGHPGDVGNRIKQEQRKKHDDIHLRRGTGSKIAVE; encoded by the coding sequence ATGGTGGGTATGGGTATGGGTTCCACAAAGCATGGCGTTGTGTGGTGCGCCGGCCTGCTCGTCGCCGGGCTTCTCCTCGTGGCGGCTGAGGCAGATTTATGCTCCAAGGACTGCCATGGCAAGACCCATTTCTTGGGCTGCGTCGGTCGGTGCAGATCTCAGCTTGAGGTTGCACGGCCGACGAACTGCATCGCCCTCTGCCATGGCAAGCCGAGCTTCATTGCCTGCTGCAATGGCTACCGGTATGCCCGACGAGCGCCCATGCAACTGCGTTGGCCCGGTGGGGAATCCACAAGGcatgaagaagaagcaggcggaggaGCAGTTGGTGTCCTGAAGGCGCCGGCCCCGGCGCCGTGTGAAGTGGTCTGCCGTGACCGGGTGGGCTGGGTGGAGTACGAGCGCTGCCTCGATCGCTGCCGATGGGGAGCGTTTGTCCAACGAGCGCTGCTTCTTCATCTTAAGCTTACCGGCAGGGAATCGGCGACACATGAAGaagcaagaggaggaggaggagcagttgATGTTCTCGCGGCGGCGCTGTCGTCCTTCTGCGGCGACTACTGCCGAGCGGAAGAACCCAACGTCGACTACAGGTACTGCGTCCGCCGGTGTGAGTTTGGACCCAGGCGGGCCTCCTCCATTGCCGGCGGGGAACCAAAGGCAcaacaagaagaaggagaaggaagcgGAGGAGGAGCGGTTGATGTCCCTCAGGCAGCGGCggtagcggcggcggcgcaggtgcaACACCATGAGGCTGTCACAGGAGCACAGGCGATGAAAAACACCGACCCGTGCGATGACTACTGCATGGAGCAAACTCGTTACTTTCCCAGGCCCGGACAGTTCTTCGATTGCGTCGAGGAGTGCCACGCTGGTCATGGCCGGCTCGCCTATGACTACGGGAATGGGATCCAGCCGGCTGCGGTGGCGCAACATGAGGCTGCTGCAGGAGCGCAGCCGGCGAATACCGACCCGTGCGAGCCCTACTGCGAATGGCATGCTCGGGACTTCCCCGCGAAGTACACAGCCTGTGTGCGCCAGTGCCAGTCCGGTGGGCACCCTGGCGACGTCGGGAACAGGATCAAGCAGGAACAGCGCAAGAAGCACGACGACATCCATCTTCGCCGTGGCACCGGTAGCAAGATTGCCGTCGAATAG